The Taeniopygia guttata chromosome 19, bTaeGut7.mat, whole genome shotgun sequence genome window below encodes:
- the LOC116809162 gene encoding fibrinogen-like protein 1-like protein isoform X1 translates to MAQCLLLLASLLILAVHTQSLNTFKKSPSNTSSSVLKRTTWPKDCSEVPAGSPSGVYIIQPTGLHPILVSCEMSGAGGGWTVIQRNRRDTDITWAESWSTYKHGFGNVHTEFWLGTEYIHQIAKQKVYQVRFVIWDAANNMRFADYNLFSLDDESQGYRLRLGAHSGTAEDAMDSDNPRKVHNNMKFSTKDRDQDTYRGNCASRYGGGWWYSACYSVQLNVKGGLTWGNLCKGSCRASAILIKPTPYP, encoded by the exons ATGG CTCAGTGTCTTCTGCTCCTTGCTTCCCTGCTCATCTTGGCAGTGCACACACAGAGCCTAAACACCTTCAAGAAATCTCCCTCCAACACTTCATCAAGTGTTCTGAAGAGAACCA CTTGGCCCAAGGACTGCAGTGAGGTTCCAGCTGGCAGCCCCAGCGGTGTGTACATCATCCAGCCCACGGGCCTGCACCCCATCCTGGTGTCCTGCGAGATGAGCGGGGCAGGCGGCGGCTGGACCGTCATCCAGAGGAACCGGCGGGACACGGACATCACCTGGGCCGAGTCCTGGAGCACCTACAAGCACGGCTTCGGGAACGTGCACACCGAGTTCTGGCTGGGCACCGAGTACATCCACCAGATTGCCAAGCAGAAGGTCTACCAGGTCCGGTTTGTCATCTGGGATGCTGCAAACAACATGAGGTTCGCAGACTACAacctgttcagcctggatgatgaGTCCCAGGGCTACCGGCTGAGGCTGGGAGCACACTCAGGGACAGCAGAGGATGCCATGGATTCAGACAACCCCAGGAAAGTGCACAACAACATGAAGTTCTCCACAAAGGATCGGGATCAGGATACGTACAGAGGGAACTGTGCCTCACGCTACGGGGGTGGCTGGTGGTACTCAGCCTGTTACTCGGTGCAGCTGAACGTCAAGGGCGGTCTGACATGGGGCAACCTGTGCaaggggagctgcagagcctcGGCCATCCTCATCAAACCAACTCCATACCCCTAG
- the LOC116809162 gene encoding fibrinogen-like protein 1-like protein isoform X2, producing the protein MAWPKDCSEVPAGSPSGVYIIQPTGLHPILVSCEMSGAGGGWTVIQRNRRDTDITWAESWSTYKHGFGNVHTEFWLGTEYIHQIAKQKVYQVRFVIWDAANNMRFADYNLFSLDDESQGYRLRLGAHSGTAEDAMDSDNPRKVHNNMKFSTKDRDQDTYRGNCASRYGGGWWYSACYSVQLNVKGGLTWGNLCKGSCRASAILIKPTPYP; encoded by the exons ATGG CTTGGCCCAAGGACTGCAGTGAGGTTCCAGCTGGCAGCCCCAGCGGTGTGTACATCATCCAGCCCACGGGCCTGCACCCCATCCTGGTGTCCTGCGAGATGAGCGGGGCAGGCGGCGGCTGGACCGTCATCCAGAGGAACCGGCGGGACACGGACATCACCTGGGCCGAGTCCTGGAGCACCTACAAGCACGGCTTCGGGAACGTGCACACCGAGTTCTGGCTGGGCACCGAGTACATCCACCAGATTGCCAAGCAGAAGGTCTACCAGGTCCGGTTTGTCATCTGGGATGCTGCAAACAACATGAGGTTCGCAGACTACAacctgttcagcctggatgatgaGTCCCAGGGCTACCGGCTGAGGCTGGGAGCACACTCAGGGACAGCAGAGGATGCCATGGATTCAGACAACCCCAGGAAAGTGCACAACAACATGAAGTTCTCCACAAAGGATCGGGATCAGGATACGTACAGAGGGAACTGTGCCTCACGCTACGGGGGTGGCTGGTGGTACTCAGCCTGTTACTCGGTGCAGCTGAACGTCAAGGGCGGTCTGACATGGGGCAACCTGTGCaaggggagctgcagagcctcGGCCATCCTCATCAAACCAACTCCATACCCCTAG